In Gemmatimonadaceae bacterium, the following are encoded in one genomic region:
- a CDS encoding zinc ABC transporter substrate-binding protein has protein sequence MKLGRLAILVVAAWLAQPVFAADTAPPLVLTGTQAAYSLTVALTAGTPIQVQNVPADGRQLALLKDYIERRMDSLKPTFASATAVVSLTNALPGDPLYRFAREANIRIVDIEAAVPWSVNAPGVGLAETPTSTVAWGKDADSPETAVAPYFWLSVSNAIRMGDLVAEDLEALFPDHAPAIGTNLETLKRSLLKLRGEYQNRLISSGADVVFALTGDFVYLTNDMGLYVDGYFIKQDVRWTDADLAALTKHLRDNAIKVVIHKWQPSEAIQNAIRAGGAKLVVLDAGDPGVVVERALAKDGLQQILKKNLDAIVVAAGE, from the coding sequence ATGAAGCTCGGGCGTCTCGCGATTCTCGTGGTTGCGGCTTGGCTCGCGCAGCCGGTGTTCGCGGCTGACACCGCGCCGCCGCTCGTGCTGACGGGCACGCAGGCGGCGTACTCGTTGACGGTCGCGTTGACGGCCGGCACTCCGATTCAAGTGCAGAACGTGCCGGCCGACGGCCGGCAGCTCGCGCTGCTCAAGGACTACATCGAGCGGCGCATGGACTCGCTCAAGCCGACGTTCGCGTCGGCGACGGCCGTCGTTTCGCTGACGAACGCATTGCCCGGCGATCCGCTGTACCGGTTCGCGCGCGAAGCGAACATCCGCATCGTCGACATCGAGGCCGCGGTGCCGTGGTCCGTCAACGCGCCCGGTGTTGGACTCGCCGAGACGCCCACGTCGACCGTCGCGTGGGGCAAAGATGCGGATTCGCCCGAGACCGCTGTTGCGCCGTACTTCTGGCTCAGCGTGTCGAACGCGATTCGCATGGGCGATCTCGTCGCCGAAGATCTCGAGGCGTTGTTCCCGGATCATGCGCCCGCGATCGGCACGAACCTCGAGACCCTGAAGCGCTCGTTGCTGAAGTTGCGCGGCGAATACCAGAACCGGCTCATCAGCAGCGGCGCCGACGTCGTGTTCGCTTTGACGGGCGACTTCGTCTACCTCACGAACGATATGGGCCTCTATGTCGACGGCTACTTCATCAAACAGGATGTGCGCTGGACCGATGCCGACCTCGCTGCGCTAACCAAGCACTTGCGCGACAACGCGATCAAAGTCGTGATCCACAAATGGCAGCCGAGCGAGGCGATCCAGAACGCCATACGCGCCGGCGGCGCGAAGCTCGTCGTGCTCGACGCGGGCGACCCGGGCGTCGTCGTCGAGCGCGCGCTCGCGAAAGACGGTTTACAGCAGATCCTGAAGAAGAATCTCGACGCGATCGTCGTCGCGGCCGGCGAATAG